The genome window TAGACTAATTTTCACTTACATCGGActctgaaaatataaaatggaaATGCACAGCTTTATAATTCTTACAAAGGTCCGTTGCTACCTGCACTCTCTATTTTTAAGTCACTCAAGATctgttttcccggattttaatttcgaaactaatttacacatagacagaaaatgtcacCAGAATATGTTTtgagatgacaaagacaaaGAGCAATGTTCCGCTTTCGTTATTTCCGATTAGAATATACAATTTCTCTGATTATTATGTATGTAACTTGGTTAAAGGTTTATTGACAGTACACATTGATATCACTGAAATATGGTCAACTGATTCTTATGGTATTGACATCATTATATTGACACGTTAAATTGACACATTGAATTAAGCTGGGACAATctttcaaatggacagacaaacatgtatgatgccctgtgaacgttagttacaacacaaaaatgCACTGTatttttttcgtgtttttttatgccttatgtatgtatagatggaaaggtggtgttcaagctaatgttaaaaatcccatagaaactgcccacGGTCCTATTTTCCTGAAACTTACGTctagttgtccctttaaatggcactgctttttccttttgtgattttaaaatggcccaaagggcctgaaaTCTTTGTATTCATTAATATccatgtggatgtggcgcagtggtagaaggcgctggtatgtttggctaggcgattgggtgccgtagaacGTGAATTCGAGGCCCGGATATGGCacaagtcaataaattgtcatgctttgttgaattgtgtttctttgatatttaatccGTTAATTGTTCTATTTACAATTTCGTTTCAATTTCACAGTTAATTATGACTTACATGGTGTAGTTTTTGCAACATAAAAACACGTTGATCTAAGAATCGAACTTTATTTAAGTTGATCATTCCGAAATGGTAACGATAAACCACCAAATTACAATTCATTACCCGTCAGTATTCATTCCAGTATTAGTTACATTGTAACTGTTACTGTAATTATATTTCAGATCAGTCTAGATCTCTTCAAAATGGCGGAAGGCGGACGCCTACCAGAGCTTGACCTACACTTACTTGAGTGTCCAATCTGCCTTGAAAGACTCCAACAACCCAAGTCCTTACCCTGCCTTCACACTTTCTGCCAGGAATGTCTTGGAACCTACATCACCAGGGAACTGTCCGAGCAAAGGGTGTCGGACACGTCATTTCCATGTCCGATCTGTCGGAAGATGACCTCACTTGTCAATCAAGCCGAAACAAAGGGGAAATGGGCAGAGCAGTTCCCGACTAATGCCGTGATTCAGGACCTTATCCAGCTCAAAGAACGTACGTCTGAGGTTCCCTATTGTACACCCTGCCAGACAAAGGGTTCTCCTACCAATCCAGCCAAATTCTGGTGTAAGACGCTGGACCTAGATTTGTGTGAGGAATGTAAGGTACAATATCATGATATTCTACACAGAAATTGTGATATCATAGATGTAAGCGTGTGTGATGTCCGCCACAGAAAACCAGAGGAATCGACTCCAAAATGTGAAGAACACAATGGAACTATAATCTGGTATTGCGAAGATCACAAAAAACTCGGATGTAACGAATGTATAATTGAATACCACCGACAGTGTGAAGTGGTGATGAAGGCGAAGAAATATCTAGAGAAGCTGAAAGATGAGACAAAACTAGAAGACATGAAGAACTTGCTGAAAAAGGGGTCAGAGGTCATGAAGTCGTTTGTGAAGGACTTTGATGAACAGATTCAATCCTTGGTACACAATCAAGATTTAGCTCTGAAGAGCATTGTAGATCTGCGCCAAAGGATCGAGGAACAGCTTGATGAGCTTCAGAAGGCCGTCACAGATAAAGTAGTGACAAGATTCAAAGAGGAAAAAATGACCATCGAGGCTTCGCTACGACAATGTGAACGTCTTATGAATGGGATGCTGAATACATTGAAAACATCGGTCAAAGCTGCTGACGAAAACAACCACATCGAGGCAATGGTATCGTACCTGAGAGGTCAGGCCGAGGTCGACTCGTGTAAGGACCTGATCAAGGAGATGCAAGAGTCATTTACGTCAGTCAGTATTCATCACCAAGTTCCTGATCCCAGGACTCTTGGCGCTGATATGTTGGGAAAGGTCGTCACTGAAAAAAAGACACGGATATTTCCTGTTGATCTTGGATTCCTGTCTGTACCTCTGATGGAACGTCAGGTGAAGGAGATAGGACAATTTAACGTTAAGATTCCGGGAGATCAAAAGGATTGCTATATATGTGGAATTGTGTGCCTTCCGGACACCAATATTGTTGTCAGCGACCGCAGCAATAATAAGATAAAGCTTTTTACAGATGAAGGACAGTACCTCGATCAGGTCAACATTCCAGCAAACTCACATGATATGTGTCTGGTGGACGACACTTCTGTTGCTGTCACTGGCAATGGGATCGGTGTACGAGTCTTTAAAGCGGAGGACAAGAAACTGTCGCTGTTACGTATCATCAACTTAAACAAAGATTTGTATGGTATTACCTACAACGACGGAAGGTTTGTTGTCAGTGAATACGGAGGGGGAGTATACAGTCTTATACAGGACGAGGTCACTGACCTGATACACAACTATTCGAAGACCTGTCGGTACCTGACACATGACGCTGTGACGGGAGATACTATCGTCAGTGTTGATACGGACACAACTTTGGACGTTGTAGTGTCCAGACTGTCGGCTGACAAACGCCACACGGGCGTGATGGAGGTGGGTGGTGTTGTGAGAGGTGCCAAGGGAATAGACGTAGACAGAGAGGGGAACACCTACGTGTGTGGTTATAGGTCACACAATGTCGTACAGATGTCTGGGGACGGGACACGTGTCAGGGAACTGTTGACATCAACTGACGGAATACAGTATCCAACAGCAATAGCTGTACGTGGTGACAAGTTTGTTGTCTTCAATAAAGTATATCTAAACAATCACATCCATATATTCCAACTTCAATGAAAACATCGATGAAACTGTCAATTTAAAATCAACTTTCAAAATTGCCGACTTCGAGCATCCTGAGATATAAGCTATATTAATTCAGAACATACACCTGTAACTTCCATAAACCGGATGTCAGCGAGACAAGGATATTTGGCCGGTTCGATTATACAGGTTTTTAATGCTATTCATTCAGAAGGAAAATGCTATAAATGTACGTCGGAATAGGGATGTGGATTGAACAGGCGCCAATTAGGATAAGGTGTGCTGTATATCAAGTTTGTTAAGTTTACTATTAGTCTGAATATGAACGACAAAATGTTATTTCCCGGAAATGCTTTCTCTAGTTGAATACGATTTTGTTCGTCAATCTATGATTAGtgatgattttcaaataaaatcagaaacataacatatatatcattttgaatCTTTCTTCAGTGTCGTTTATCCTCCACCACGAATTTAGCCCACCGTCTGATGAAGGTGGACTATTAAACTTATTACTATTCGCCCATGGTCCGTTGTccatccttccgtccgttaacaattcttgttaccgttCTCATAAAGTACAGAAGGGGATCTGAGgtttgatatgtaggttcccctaagacACTAGTAGTGATGCATAAtacatttttggaccgatcggtcaacagtATGACCGTCacgcagccatcttgaattttgatggttgaaatttgttaccactatttctcagaaagctctgaagggatatgtctcaaatatCACATGTAGGTTTTCCTATGGCCATTGTTGTGCATGCTGCATTTTTTGGAAGTGGTAAGATGAAAGAAATATAGAGCAGGAAGTTTGTGAAGGAATATCGACAAGACAGGTCTACCAGGAAAGCTACTGCCACGGCTATCCCTTTTTTTGTTATACAAGATTTCCGTACCAACAGTCGAGGAATTTGAGAGAAGTTGAGAGGAGAATAAGTAAACATATCCGGAGATGGCTATGGGTTCCTCAGAGCTTCTCAACAGGGTTATACAATGTTATCgcaaaaataatatagaatctTACTGAATTTTTTAAAGGTGCTCCACCACCGATAGAGGCATAAACGAAACtcttcattttaacaataattggtgtttaatcatgtaaatatatatcttattgaAACACGAATTAACATAAGATAAATTAGTTTGCTATTGGTTCAATAGATCCACAGATTTTTAACGTAGTAAAATACGAAGCTCAAACTTATCAATGGTAGTAATAGTATAAAGTAAGTACTTTTTGTAACTGAGGAAAattactaattcgtctgctactgtttttatagagaaaaaatgccgtttgtcagcggtggagcatctttaaagggacaattcagtctaagagtacattaaaacttgcacatattccggcaacaaaccagttctaatggatattagattagttggtttcaCTGTGATATGCCAttaaagcccactgtagtgaaatgtatgtgaaatgttcaatcgccattacacatagtctTGTATGCCGAtccctgacccttgcctgtgtagtaaagattttttttgtctagaactactcaaatcgctcttacagttgtaTTAACATTGTTAGATgaatgttcttgtctaaaaataatttcatcaactcctcagtgtttatgtattgcatttgattaacGTACGTTACTTTGACTctggtatgggtacagcgtacatgttgtacctgctaaatcgtattgatcaaccgatttggaatttcaatggtattaatcaaaatacttaacaatgttgtggaatttgtcactattttgtgtcatattttgcataaggaatgtagaacaatacatttatgtcacattttgcttcgtggttatatatgtaatgaaaatattttgattagaaCAGacaagagttatctttctttgagTACATTGCTCAACCCAGATATTTTTAAACTCGGATTACTTTTTTTCTTCGTTATGAATTTGTATGCAACAACACGTGTGAGAGTATCACTGGTTTTAATCGCAGTTCGCCATGTCGAATATAAATCGGCTAATCCTAAAGACTTTCAATTCCGGTATCGACTACCGAACGCATACAAAATGTTGCTCTTTTTGACGTTACATTTAAAAACACGACATTTGACAGATTAAAATTCTAAGTAATATGAAGTCttccaaattttgttgaataaattaaattcatattttaaacaaatggTGACATTAAAGTCGTCCGGAACATTCCTTGATTTAATGAGTTCTGGAACAATATTTCAAGTGTAGTAAATATTTCGTTCCTTGTCTCGATCAGAAAGTAAGGATGGAAAATATCAGGACCAGGTGACTTGTTTCCGTCTAGCTTGTTGATAGCTTTGATTATGGATTATTTGTTTATGTTGACTTCTGTTAGGACGGAGTTGTAATGTCTATTGGGGGAAGGTGGAACTAGGTCCTCATCTTCTGGGGCAAAGACTGTtctaaaatatgaatatagCCCTCGAACAGCAGTTTCTGTGTTAGTATTTGTTAATGTACCATCCACATGTGTTCTTGATGTTCTCGTTTTCTCTCTGACACATTTCCAAAACAGTTATATATTATTTGGTCACTGTGAATGAATATTGGGTTTGGTAACAGTGTCAATAAAAAGACGATGGGCATGGTACAATGACTGATATCAACCGCCACTTGCATTTTGTGTGATAAGTAACcacgatactccaggggttactatcactggcgTTATATCCACATCGGAAACCGCATTTAGAATGAGACGTGATAATTTGACAAAGGCAAAAATAACATGACATCCTACTCACTTCACGAGGTACTGGACAGAGCCACAAAGTACTTGTAAAACcaattaatatatatgaataacACGTGTCTCACATTAACAAAAGATATTAGAGAAATATTTTTGACTGGCTGTTGTCGTGTGTTTTCGTTGTATTCCGTTACACATTCCTTTGGACcctttattttatatacaacttAGTCTTAACATAGCGATAAAAGAACATCACATCTGGGAATGCTAATTGGTTTGGCAAATGTACTGTCCCCTACTTTTTGACTGTGTTCCGTCACGCGTGTCACAAGTGAGTAACATGTTATGTTATTACTGCTTTCTCGGGTTACTCGCGTCTCATGGCGTAACCTGTCATACAAATGGCCCTTAACGGTctaaatattaaatacaataaaacatatagtAGAAATCAATTACGCAGAAAGTCCAGTAAGTTGTCGAAAATTGTATCCTATTTGATCTCTGCGACCTTATGAATGAAAGTTacggtcattcatttgaacaaactcagTAGGggttatcccagcatgtcatagATAAAATATCAGGTCTCAAGGTCTTTTCATAAAAAGTCGTTTATCCTATTTGTAGCATGTGACCTTTagaaaaggtcaaggtcattcattttaacaaaacattaaCCCTTCATTCCAGCAAGCCACTtacccaatatcaggtttctaggTCACTTAGTTATTCACATGCTAAAAAGTCTTTTCATGATTTTATCCTATTTAACCACTGTGACATTGAATTAAGGTTAAACGAAGTCATTATTatgaatttatttgaacaaactttgtattccTTTATCACAGAATGCTACAGACCGAATGTcatgtctctaggcctcttagttattctcACAAGaattcgtttaaagatttaagcctattcgacctctgtgaccttaaatgaaggtcgaGGTCATTCATGTGAGCACaattgatagcccttcatccaagcatgctataTACCCAATATGAGTATATCCTGAGAATATACGTTATTGAGAATAAGGGGTCAGATAAACTAAAACCACGAGTGACGTCATGGCTGATATAGATTATATCATACTATATTGGTGTCCAATGTCGGCATTAATCgtaatattttatgaaagtgTCCGTGAATGGCAACATCTCAGAGAAAGGTCCGGCAatctttgagaaaaaaaaatatatcaaaaaacatttcattagtttgccggaaatttctccgagatATTCCGATTGAGTTTTCATGTACCAACGTGCAAGAGATTTCTGGAAATCCCGGCCCGATTGTTATTATTGAAATCTGCCCCACACACTACTGTACGCCTCCTGTAGgacctatatctatatatgtggTGAGTACACGAATTACAGTttgtttcattgaaatataaatgagaTTTTCTCAttataaagaaaatgttatCTTTAATCCAAGCTATATTATTTAGGTTTCTTGTAGGaagaaacataaacaataccAACAGAATCAGATGACTGTACTGAGGCTATACAAACCGaaagtacatacatatatagggacatatttcttatattttggTGTAAGATATGGATTCTGATATCCATATATATGTACTAATTTGTAACCTATCATCGCCCAATACTAAACTAGTATAGTACTGTTCCCATTGGACATTTTTGTATGTTAATATCTTGATGTTTGATCATGACATTTAAATGTTTGTCgacaggagttgcctcccttcgGCTACGTATGTACAAGCATAAAAACAATCCTTACGTGgaatatattaaatcatattacattaCCATACCAAGTGTATTTGGTCACATCATACATGCACTTTTACTATATATCTCCTGGATTTTTACAGtgttttatttgtatgatatttttgatcagtatttcattaaaaaacaaGCTTGCTCCAAATGTATTTCTCATTTATTTCGAAGTCATGAAATAATGATTACCTGTACTTTTTATGTGCATTTTATATTAAGAATTTTTGAAAAGGCATTAAGGGCCTTAAATGATGTCTTCTAACGATATATTTGGTATGTGGAAGGAGACCCCTTGTGTCCAccttttgaacattttttcatTCAATTAGTTTTGTTAAAGATTCTTTATTCTATAgccatttataatgatatagaCTAATTACGTTTACTACAAACTGATTTTTAAGCAGAAAAATCCAATTTTTGGCATGTTAAAAATTGaggatatatataaatcattttaaaaacatgctataGGTATAATCTAATAACtgatactttttcaaaaaaaacgAAACCGGGAAAATAGCATTTCATAGGCAGAAATGTAGCCAAGGGAATTTtctaaaaagatatatatttgcCCTAGATGActgtaaattaaaaatttatcTTATATACCATAATGAAACAAGCAATTGGTAATAGAAATTTGTAAACTAAAATATATACTCTAAAATCAGTGCATTTTTATTCTTACATTTCCCCTTACAAAAAGACTAACAACTAGATATGATCTAGGGTGAAGCAAATAGTTTTTTTAACATCAGACATCAAATAAGTTttggaaataaatataaactcaacagatacaaattaagattatccatcCCTCTGATGTAgataaaaactatttcaaattgaattgaaaatgattaaagagGGAAATAgtgttacatttgattttcaaatataatttgtttattaaaaacatattgcAAGCACCACAAAGACTACAATCTTAGTTTTGACTAATGGGGAAcctttaattaattacaatgacagcaatgtatttaaaactgttactatctcatGCGGCATACCCCATAACACACATGTATCAATTTTCACTTATATCttataatatctaaatttcaaccaatcagaggcctccattttgtttttacatggcaaccaatctttttgaaagtgatGCCATATTATTCAGCATACCTCGTAACCTTAATACaccaattttcatttaattctgACAATCTGACATCATGTAAATTTCAGCGaatcagaggcctccgttttgttatcatggcaaccaatattttcaaaggtgttaccatgatatttagcATCTAAATCATACCTATAGACTAATTTTCACTTACATCGGACTCTGGAATCATAAAATGGAAATGCAcagatatataatatttacaaaggAGTGGTCCGTTGCTACCTTCACTCTCTATTTTTAAGTCACTCAAGATctgttttcccggattttaatttcgaaactaatttacacatagacagaaaatgtcacCAGAATATGTTTtgagatgacaaagacaaaGACCAATGTTCCGTTTTCGTTATTTCCGATTAGAATATACAATTTCTCTGATTATTATGTATGTAACTTGGTTAAAGGTTTATTGACAGTACACATTGATATCACTGAAATATGGTCAACTGATTCTTATGGTATTGACATCATTATATTGACACGTTAAATTGACACATTGAATTAAGCTGGGACAATctttcaaatggacagacaaacatgtatgatgccctgtg of Argopecten irradians isolate NY chromosome 7, Ai_NY, whole genome shotgun sequence contains these proteins:
- the LOC138328281 gene encoding E3 ubiquitin-protein ligase TRIM56-like isoform X1, encoding MATSQRKVRQSLRKKNISQNISLVCRKFLRDIPIEFSCTNVQEISGNPGPIVIIEICPTHYCTPPVGPISIYVVTIYVISLDLFKMAEGGRLPELDLHLLECPICLERLQQPKSLPCLHTFCQECLGTYITRELSEQRVSDTSFPCPICRKMTSLVNQAETKGKWAEQFPTNAVIQDLIQLKERTSEVPYCTPCQTKGSPTNPAKFWCKTLDLDLCEECKVQYHDILHRNCDIIDVSVCDVRHRKPEESTPKCEEHNGTIIWYCEDHKKLGCNECIIEYHRQCEVVMKAKKYLEKLKDETKLEDMKNLLKKGSEVMKSFVKDFDEQIQSLVHNQDLALKSIVDLRQRIEEQLDELQKAVTDKVVTRFKEEKMTIEASLRQCERLMNGMLNTLKTSVKAADENNHIEAMVSYLRGQAEVDSCKDLIKEMQESFTSVSIHHQVPDPRTLGADMLGKVVTEKKTRIFPVDLGFLSVPLMERQVKEIGQFNVKIPGDQKDCYICGIVCLPDTNIVVSDRSNNKIKLFTDEGQYLDQVNIPANSHDMCLVDDTSVAVTGNGIGVRVFKAEDKKLSLLRIINLNKDLYGITYNDGRFVVSEYGGGVYSLIQDEVTDLIHNYSKTCRYLTHDAVTGDTIVSVDTDTTLDVVVSRLSADKRHTGVMEVGGVVRGAKGIDVDREGNTYVCGYRSHNVVQMSGDGTRVRELLTSTDGIQYPTAIAVRGDKFVVFNKVYLNNHIHIFQLQ
- the LOC138328281 gene encoding E3 ubiquitin-protein ligase TRIM56-like isoform X2, which gives rise to MATSQRKVRQSLRKKNISQNISLVCRKFLRDIPIEFSCTNVQEISGNPGPIVIIEICPTHYCTPPVGPISIYVISLDLFKMAEGGRLPELDLHLLECPICLERLQQPKSLPCLHTFCQECLGTYITRELSEQRVSDTSFPCPICRKMTSLVNQAETKGKWAEQFPTNAVIQDLIQLKERTSEVPYCTPCQTKGSPTNPAKFWCKTLDLDLCEECKVQYHDILHRNCDIIDVSVCDVRHRKPEESTPKCEEHNGTIIWYCEDHKKLGCNECIIEYHRQCEVVMKAKKYLEKLKDETKLEDMKNLLKKGSEVMKSFVKDFDEQIQSLVHNQDLALKSIVDLRQRIEEQLDELQKAVTDKVVTRFKEEKMTIEASLRQCERLMNGMLNTLKTSVKAADENNHIEAMVSYLRGQAEVDSCKDLIKEMQESFTSVSIHHQVPDPRTLGADMLGKVVTEKKTRIFPVDLGFLSVPLMERQVKEIGQFNVKIPGDQKDCYICGIVCLPDTNIVVSDRSNNKIKLFTDEGQYLDQVNIPANSHDMCLVDDTSVAVTGNGIGVRVFKAEDKKLSLLRIINLNKDLYGITYNDGRFVVSEYGGGVYSLIQDEVTDLIHNYSKTCRYLTHDAVTGDTIVSVDTDTTLDVVVSRLSADKRHTGVMEVGGVVRGAKGIDVDREGNTYVCGYRSHNVVQMSGDGTRVRELLTSTDGIQYPTAIAVRGDKFVVFNKVYLNNHIHIFQLQ